In Listeria cossartiae subsp. cossartiae, one genomic interval encodes:
- a CDS encoding general stress protein: MKKWEVFAVQNVAAAEEIIDKLVSEGYEKEDISVLAKSKHNKNLETLAEKENIEIERPVNEEAFGIISGILQSLSGAIVIPQAYNPKYGALYAAGPFAKWFSKTDDKSVKKLLEDFDLTDEQVNKMIENLHADNILIFAR, from the coding sequence ATGAAAAAGTGGGAAGTATTCGCAGTTCAAAACGTCGCGGCAGCCGAGGAAATTATCGACAAATTAGTGAGTGAGGGCTACGAAAAAGAAGACATTTCTGTTCTAGCTAAATCAAAACACAATAAAAATTTAGAAACATTAGCAGAAAAAGAGAATATTGAAATCGAACGTCCTGTTAATGAAGAAGCATTCGGTATTATTTCTGGAATTCTGCAATCCCTAAGTGGCGCGATTGTGATTCCACAAGCTTACAATCCTAAATACGGCGCTTTATACGCAGCTGGTCCTTTTGCCAAATGGTTCTCGAAAACAGATGACAAGTCTGTAAAAAAACTACTAGAAGACTTTGACTTAACAGATGAACAAGTAAATAAAATGATTGAAAATCTACATGCAGATAACATCTTAATTTTTGCGAGATAA
- a CDS encoding VOC family protein codes for MIQAVVPYFTFDGEAQEALAFYKKVFQAEITQTRYFHEMEGFSGDKLLGERILHARLTRDEKDLFYFSDTLEGETDAGNRLSLAMTFSSEADFVHAFVLLSKTGTVEVPIQNTFWGAKYAKVIDHYSIDWHLNLENESTTKV; via the coding sequence ATGATACAAGCAGTAGTTCCCTATTTTACTTTTGACGGGGAAGCTCAGGAAGCACTAGCCTTTTATAAAAAAGTGTTCCAAGCAGAAATTACGCAAACGCGTTACTTTCACGAGATGGAAGGATTTTCTGGAGATAAACTACTAGGAGAACGAATCCTACATGCAAGACTTACAAGAGATGAGAAAGATTTATTTTATTTCTCAGATACGCTTGAAGGCGAAACAGATGCGGGCAATCGCCTATCACTTGCAATGACTTTTAGTTCCGAAGCAGATTTTGTTCATGCTTTTGTCCTACTTTCCAAAACCGGCACCGTCGAAGTTCCAATCCAAAATACATTTTGGGGCGCAAAATACGCGAAAGTAATCGACCACTACAGCATCGACTGGCATCTCAACTTAGAAAACGAGTCTACTACTAAAGTATGA
- a CDS encoding ABC transporter permease, with amino-acid sequence MIALVKNEFTKLFSRKSSWIMQIVLFVAVLALALLMFFVSKIDTSGTEGSDASNAGITAYYDNKGAPVSEEEYWNSADKDGNPTYKSETLSLTDSVAYLKAQKQVAPNKDEKEMIQKQIDFYQAYADAGKKPASNTAGISSADFFASLGNSGAVATMLVVVVASIIVATEFSGGTIKLLLTRPYSRSQILFSKYIMCIVYSVISSITLLLASFIFSFILPKQSIFMPLSPSTGAMTAWEHAWMLLGTNFLLMIVYATIAFFFSSVVRSQALAVGVGVGVLFSGGIIRQLLPLAIEKYDWMKWIIFNLLSLNDTVGGDKIAGGLADWQIIAGLGVYTAIILFFTFFLFKKRDVALS; translated from the coding sequence ATGATAGCATTAGTAAAAAATGAATTCACCAAATTATTTTCCCGAAAATCAAGTTGGATTATGCAAATCGTCCTATTTGTAGCCGTTTTAGCCCTTGCACTACTGATGTTCTTTGTTAGTAAAATAGATACAAGTGGTACAGAAGGCAGCGACGCAAGCAATGCCGGAATTACTGCTTATTATGATAACAAAGGTGCACCAGTCAGCGAAGAAGAATACTGGAATTCGGCTGATAAAGATGGTAATCCGACATATAAATCCGAAACATTATCATTAACAGATTCTGTTGCTTATTTAAAAGCCCAAAAACAAGTAGCTCCAAACAAAGATGAAAAAGAAATGATCCAAAAACAAATTGATTTCTACCAAGCTTACGCAGATGCAGGCAAAAAGCCCGCTAGTAACACAGCTGGAATTTCCAGTGCAGATTTCTTTGCTTCATTAGGTAACTCCGGAGCCGTTGCGACAATGCTCGTTGTTGTTGTAGCTAGTATCATCGTTGCAACCGAGTTTTCTGGCGGTACTATCAAGCTATTACTAACGCGTCCGTACTCTAGAAGTCAAATACTGTTCTCTAAATACATCATGTGTATTGTTTACAGCGTTATTAGTTCCATCACCTTACTTTTAGCTAGCTTTATCTTTTCGTTTATTTTACCAAAACAATCTATTTTCATGCCGCTATCCCCTTCAACAGGTGCGATGACTGCTTGGGAACATGCGTGGATGCTACTTGGTACGAACTTCTTACTGATGATTGTATACGCAACTATCGCATTCTTCTTCTCCTCTGTCGTTCGCTCACAAGCACTTGCAGTAGGTGTCGGCGTTGGTGTACTATTCTCAGGTGGAATTATTCGCCAACTACTTCCTCTTGCTATTGAAAAATACGATTGGATGAAATGGATTATCTTCAACTTGCTTAGCCTAAATGACACAGTTGGCGGTGACAAAATCGCTGGCGGCTTAGCAGATTGGCAAATCATTGCCGGTTTAGGTGTTTACACAGCGATTATCCTTTTCTTCACTTTCTTCTTATTCAAAAAACGAGATGTCGCTTTAAGTTAA
- a CDS encoding S66 family peptidase → MIPAKLKQGDEIRIIAPSRSIGIMAEDQVEIAVKRLTDMGFNVTFGEHVAEMDCMMSSSIRSRVADIHEAFNDSNVKAILTVIGGFNSNQLLPYLDYDLISENPKILCGFSDITALATAIYTQTELITYSGAHFSSFSMEKGLDYVLESFSDCLLQKEPFTFKESAAWSDDEWYLDQENRNFIPNEGLVVIQPGEAEGTIIGGNLCTLNLLQGTEYMPNLAGAILFIEDDFMTVPETFDRDLESLLSQPGADEIQGLVIGRFQQKTAMTAEKLAYIIETKTALQKIPVISGADFGHTQPIATFPIGGTARIDTNHTDKIQIIRH, encoded by the coding sequence ATGATTCCAGCAAAATTAAAACAAGGCGATGAAATTCGGATTATTGCGCCAAGCCGTTCTATCGGCATCATGGCTGAGGATCAAGTTGAGATTGCAGTTAAGCGCCTAACTGATATGGGTTTCAACGTTACTTTTGGAGAACATGTGGCTGAAATGGATTGTATGATGAGCTCTAGCATTCGCTCGCGAGTAGCTGATATCCACGAAGCCTTCAATGATTCCAATGTAAAAGCAATTTTAACAGTTATCGGCGGTTTTAATAGCAACCAATTGTTACCGTATTTAGATTATGATTTAATTTCGGAAAACCCTAAAATTTTATGTGGCTTCTCAGATATTACGGCGCTAGCAACGGCTATTTATACGCAAACTGAACTTATTACTTATTCAGGCGCTCACTTTTCTAGTTTTTCAATGGAAAAAGGGCTGGACTATGTGCTTGAATCATTTAGTGATTGTTTATTACAAAAAGAGCCATTTACGTTTAAAGAAAGTGCTGCATGGAGTGATGATGAATGGTATTTAGATCAAGAGAACCGCAATTTTATTCCAAATGAAGGACTAGTTGTTATCCAACCGGGAGAGGCAGAGGGGACCATCATTGGTGGGAACTTATGCACGCTTAATTTACTGCAAGGAACTGAATATATGCCGAATTTGGCGGGTGCGATTTTGTTTATTGAAGACGATTTTATGACTGTGCCAGAAACATTTGACCGTGATTTGGAATCGCTACTTAGTCAACCGGGTGCAGACGAGATTCAAGGGCTGGTAATCGGTCGTTTCCAACAGAAGACAGCGATGACAGCGGAGAAATTAGCTTATATCATTGAAACGAAGACGGCATTACAAAAAATCCCTGTTATATCTGGCGCGGATTTTGGGCATACACAACCAATTGCGACTTTCCCAATTGGTGGAACTGCAAGAATTGATACAAATCATACCGATAAAATTCAAATTATTAGACATTAA
- a CDS encoding ABC transporter ATP-binding protein, which yields MTETVLKLEHVTKKIGQKNIVHDISFDIHKGEVFGLLGPNGAGKTTIIRSIVGLIRRTEGTVFINGKNVDTEYKAAISEVGAIIENPEFYMYMSGWANLKQFARMSQKNITDEHIREIVELVKLTGAIDQKVKTYSLGMRQRLGVAQALIHSPALLILDEPTNGLDPQGMAEFRTLIRDLATNGTSVLISSHLLSEIQQITDRFAIINKGVLTHTEKMSDLVENHVAVYKLKVSDPEATKTVLPTLPVKLVAQKENLFKIEVAHEDIHLIARAIIQANIDLLEMVPLQASLEERFLELTKGGGAEV from the coding sequence ATGACTGAGACAGTTTTAAAATTAGAACATGTCACGAAAAAAATTGGGCAAAAAAATATTGTCCATGATATCAGCTTTGACATACATAAAGGAGAAGTTTTTGGTTTACTTGGCCCAAACGGCGCTGGTAAAACAACTATTATCCGCTCGATCGTTGGCTTAATTCGTCGCACAGAAGGTACCGTTTTTATCAATGGTAAAAATGTCGACACAGAATATAAAGCAGCGATTTCAGAAGTAGGCGCGATTATTGAAAATCCAGAATTTTATATGTATATGTCTGGATGGGCGAACTTAAAGCAATTCGCACGCATGAGTCAAAAAAATATTACCGACGAACACATTCGTGAAATCGTTGAACTTGTAAAACTTACAGGCGCAATTGACCAGAAAGTAAAAACCTATTCCCTTGGTATGCGCCAACGTTTAGGTGTTGCCCAAGCATTAATCCATAGCCCTGCTCTACTTATTTTAGATGAACCTACCAACGGACTTGATCCACAAGGTATGGCCGAATTCAGAACGCTGATTCGCGATTTAGCGACAAACGGCACTTCTGTTTTAATTTCTAGCCATTTACTGAGCGAAATCCAACAAATTACGGATCGATTCGCAATCATTAATAAAGGCGTTTTAACTCATACGGAAAAAATGAGTGATCTCGTTGAAAATCATGTCGCTGTCTACAAATTGAAAGTTAGCGATCCAGAAGCAACTAAAACCGTTCTCCCAACACTCCCAGTCAAACTCGTTGCTCAAAAAGAGAATCTTTTCAAAATCGAAGTGGCTCATGAGGATATACATCTAATTGCCCGCGCGATTATTCAAGCAAATATTGATTTATTAGAAATGGTTCCACTTCAAGCCTCCCTTGAAGAACGATTCCTCGAATTAACTAAAGGTGGAGGTGCAGAAGTATGA
- the acnA gene encoding aconitate hydratase AcnA, with protein sequence MTNWKEKAKASFQLNDKTYHYYKLKTLEEDKLTNIEKLPYSVRVLLESVLRQADGRVIKDSHVEDLAHWSKDGNEGEVPFKPARVILQDFTGVPAVVDLASLRKAMADLGGDPEKINPEIPVDLVVDHSVQVDSYANPEALKINMELEFKRNMERYQFLNWAQKAFDNYRAVPPATGIVHQVNLEYLANVVIANEVADGEFVAFPDSLVGTDSHTTMINGIGVLGWGVGGIEAEAGMLGQPSYFPIPEVIGVKLLGALPNGATATDFALKVTQVLREQKVVGKFVEFYGPGVATLPLADRATVANMAPEYGATCGFFPVDKEALNYLKLTGRDKEQIELVEAYLEANDLFFTPEKVEPNYTQTVEIDLSAIEPNLAGPKRPQDLIPLSKMKETFRESITAKAGNQGFGLDKSALDKEVTVTFGNGDQSTMKTGSVAIAAITSCTNTSNPYVMLSAGLVAKKAVEKGLEVPKFVKTSLAPGSKVVTGYLEKAGLLPYLEKLGFDLVGYGCTTCIGNSGPLKEEIEEAIQDSDLLVSAVLSGNRNFEGRIHALVKANFLASPPLVVAYALAGTTNVDMLTEPIGRSNNGEEVFLDDIWPSSEEVKALVEETVTPELFREQYAHVFDENEAWNAIETTEDALYKWDENSTYIANPPFFDNLAKEAGEVEALSGLRVIGKFGDSVTTDHISPAGAIGKDTPAGKFLQEEGVAIRDFNSYGSRRGHHDVMMRGTFANIRIKNQIAPGTEGGYTTYWPTGEVMSIYDASRKYIENNTGLVILAGDDYGMGSSRDWAAKGTNLLGIKTVIAKSYERIHRSNLVMMGVLPLQFQPGEDAETLGLTGSESLQVEIGEDVAPRDLVKVTAIREDGSSITFEALARFDSEVEIDYYRHGGILPMVLRGKLK encoded by the coding sequence ATGACTAATTGGAAAGAAAAAGCAAAAGCATCATTTCAACTGAACGACAAAACGTATCATTATTACAAACTTAAAACCTTAGAAGAGGACAAGCTTACAAACATCGAGAAATTACCTTATTCTGTACGTGTTTTACTGGAATCTGTATTAAGACAAGCAGATGGTCGCGTTATCAAGGATTCACACGTAGAAGACTTAGCCCACTGGTCAAAAGATGGTAATGAAGGCGAAGTGCCATTTAAACCAGCGCGTGTTATTTTACAAGATTTCACCGGCGTTCCGGCAGTTGTTGATTTAGCTTCTTTACGTAAAGCAATGGCAGATCTTGGCGGTGATCCAGAAAAAATCAATCCGGAAATCCCGGTCGATTTAGTCGTCGATCACTCGGTACAAGTCGACAGCTACGCGAATCCAGAAGCACTTAAAATCAACATGGAACTAGAATTCAAGCGCAACATGGAACGTTACCAGTTTTTAAATTGGGCGCAAAAAGCATTTGATAATTATCGTGCTGTGCCACCTGCAACAGGTATTGTTCACCAAGTTAACTTAGAGTATTTAGCAAACGTCGTGATTGCGAATGAAGTAGCAGACGGCGAATTTGTAGCGTTCCCAGATTCCCTTGTCGGAACAGATAGCCATACAACGATGATTAATGGCATTGGCGTTTTAGGTTGGGGCGTTGGCGGTATCGAAGCAGAAGCCGGCATGCTCGGTCAACCTTCTTACTTCCCGATCCCAGAAGTTATCGGCGTGAAATTACTGGGTGCTTTACCAAACGGCGCAACAGCAACCGATTTCGCACTAAAAGTAACTCAAGTTTTACGGGAACAAAAAGTAGTAGGGAAATTTGTTGAATTTTATGGTCCTGGTGTGGCGACATTACCACTTGCTGACCGTGCAACCGTTGCCAACATGGCTCCAGAATACGGCGCAACTTGCGGCTTTTTCCCAGTCGACAAAGAAGCGCTTAACTATTTAAAACTAACTGGCCGTGACAAGGAACAAATCGAACTCGTTGAAGCATATTTAGAAGCAAACGATTTATTCTTCACACCAGAAAAAGTAGAACCAAACTACACGCAAACAGTGGAAATCGATCTTTCCGCTATCGAACCAAACTTAGCTGGACCAAAACGTCCGCAAGATTTGATTCCACTTTCGAAAATGAAAGAAACATTCCGTGAATCGATTACTGCCAAAGCAGGTAACCAAGGTTTCGGACTTGATAAATCAGCCTTAGACAAAGAAGTAACGGTTACATTTGGTAATGGCGATCAATCCACTATGAAAACTGGCTCCGTTGCCATTGCAGCTATTACAAGTTGTACGAATACTTCTAACCCATACGTTATGCTAAGCGCCGGATTGGTTGCTAAAAAAGCAGTCGAAAAAGGCTTAGAAGTACCAAAATTTGTAAAAACTTCCTTAGCGCCAGGCTCCAAAGTCGTAACAGGCTATTTGGAAAAAGCGGGATTACTCCCATATTTAGAAAAACTAGGCTTTGACTTAGTTGGTTATGGTTGTACGACCTGTATTGGCAACTCCGGGCCACTAAAAGAAGAAATTGAAGAAGCGATTCAAGACAGCGATTTACTCGTTTCCGCGGTATTAAGTGGTAACCGTAACTTTGAAGGTCGAATTCATGCACTTGTGAAAGCAAACTTCTTAGCTTCACCACCGCTTGTCGTTGCCTATGCACTTGCTGGGACAACGAATGTCGACATGCTAACCGAACCAATCGGACGTAGTAATAATGGCGAAGAAGTCTTCCTAGACGATATTTGGCCAAGTTCAGAAGAAGTGAAGGCGCTTGTAGAAGAAACCGTAACGCCAGAACTTTTCCGCGAACAATATGCCCACGTTTTTGATGAAAACGAAGCTTGGAACGCGATTGAAACTACCGAAGACGCTCTATACAAATGGGATGAAAATTCCACGTATATCGCCAATCCGCCATTCTTTGACAATTTAGCAAAAGAAGCTGGCGAAGTAGAAGCATTATCCGGACTTCGAGTTATTGGTAAATTTGGCGACTCCGTTACAACCGACCATATTTCACCAGCCGGAGCAATCGGTAAAGATACGCCAGCTGGAAAATTCCTTCAAGAAGAAGGCGTGGCAATTCGTGACTTCAACTCATACGGCTCTCGTCGTGGGCATCACGATGTCATGATGCGCGGTACATTTGCAAATATCCGCATCAAAAACCAAATCGCACCAGGTACAGAAGGCGGCTATACGACTTACTGGCCAACTGGCGAAGTGATGTCGATTTACGATGCTTCTAGAAAATATATCGAAAATAATACTGGCTTAGTTATTCTTGCAGGCGACGATTACGGGATGGGATCATCACGTGACTGGGCTGCTAAAGGAACGAACTTACTTGGAATTAAAACAGTTATTGCGAAAAGCTATGAACGGATTCATCGTTCTAACCTTGTCATGATGGGTGTTTTACCACTTCAATTCCAACCAGGTGAAGACGCCGAAACATTAGGTCTAACTGGCTCAGAAAGCTTACAAGTGGAAATCGGTGAAGATGTAGCACCAAGAGACCTTGTAAAAGTAACAGCTATCCGTGAAGATGGCTCAAGCATCACTTTCGAGGCACTTGCACGCTTTGACTCAGAAGTAGAAATTGACTATTACCGTCATGGCGGAATTTTACCAATGGTTCTTCGTGGCAAATTGAAATAA
- a CDS encoding STAS domain-containing protein, which yields MQIKQFLIERRSILVNMFYENYYINTDEYKLRLSGGEAETSIRSLSTASCGMIIDVITGVKERDFESIGKRRFNDKTDIRKIHQHMSEIDKFIITSLLKWKETEDVFYTDADIIQFMLEIKDILASIQQQLLEGFMQENRNQVAAQRKEIIQLSTRIIPITDSIGVLPIVGSLDDDRGYFMKEKAVESADKLNLDTIVIDFSSAVLKDDFATKHMEDMIQSFKLIGLVPILSGMQPSFAQRTIQVGSNISKLESYGSLEQALTNLVL from the coding sequence ATGCAGATTAAGCAATTTTTAATAGAGCGTCGTTCGATATTAGTGAATATGTTTTACGAAAATTATTACATTAATACGGACGAATATAAATTAAGACTTAGTGGTGGCGAGGCTGAAACATCTATTCGTTCACTAAGCACAGCGTCATGCGGCATGATTATTGATGTCATTACCGGCGTGAAAGAACGTGATTTTGAAAGCATCGGTAAAAGACGCTTCAATGATAAAACCGATATTCGAAAAATTCATCAACATATGAGTGAAATTGATAAATTTATTATCACTAGTTTGCTCAAATGGAAAGAAACAGAAGACGTTTTTTATACAGATGCAGATATTATTCAGTTTATGTTAGAAATAAAAGATATCTTGGCATCCATACAACAACAGCTGTTAGAAGGATTTATGCAAGAAAACAGAAATCAGGTTGCTGCTCAGCGAAAAGAAATTATTCAATTATCCACACGCATAATCCCGATTACGGATTCTATCGGCGTCTTGCCAATTGTCGGCAGTTTGGATGATGATAGAGGCTACTTTATGAAAGAAAAAGCAGTAGAATCTGCGGATAAATTGAATTTAGACACGATTGTGATTGATTTTTCTAGCGCGGTATTAAAAGATGATTTTGCGACGAAGCACATGGAAGATATGATCCAGTCTTTTAAACTTATCGGCTTAGTACCAATACTTTCTGGTATGCAACCAAGCTTTGCGCAGCGCACGATTCAAGTTGGCTCAAACATTTCCAAACTGGAATCATATGGCTCTTTAGAACAAGCATTAACCAATTTAGTTTTATAA
- a CDS encoding DNA-3-methyladenine glycosylase I: protein MSEELRCPWSINDPFELEYHDAEWCVPSKDDTYLFEMLNLEGAQAGLSWRLILHKRKAYQEAFFHFDIDKCALLTDDELATIVEEAAIVKNRLKVKAVRTNALATQRVQAEFGSFANYIWGFTNGERIINEWQGMGEVPASTELSEKISKDLKKRGFKFVGPVIIYSYLQAIGILDDHLLSCPFHTLNREATK from the coding sequence TTGTCTGAAGAATTACGTTGCCCATGGTCGATTAATGACCCGTTTGAACTAGAATATCATGATGCAGAATGGTGTGTCCCGAGTAAGGATGACACATATTTATTTGAAATGCTTAATTTAGAAGGAGCGCAAGCCGGGCTCTCATGGAGATTAATTTTACATAAAAGAAAAGCGTACCAAGAAGCTTTTTTTCACTTTGATATTGATAAATGCGCGCTGCTAACGGACGATGAGCTAGCGACAATTGTTGAGGAAGCAGCCATTGTGAAGAATCGCCTAAAAGTAAAAGCGGTTCGTACAAATGCACTAGCTACGCAAAGAGTCCAAGCGGAATTTGGCTCATTTGCTAACTACATTTGGGGTTTTACAAATGGCGAACGGATTATTAACGAATGGCAAGGAATGGGAGAAGTTCCAGCTAGCACAGAGTTATCCGAAAAAATCAGTAAAGATTTAAAGAAACGTGGTTTTAAATTTGTTGGCCCCGTAATCATTTATTCTTATTTACAAGCTATTGGGATTCTCGACGACCATTTGCTTTCGTGCCCGTTCCATACGTTAAATAGGGAGGCTACTAAATGA